From the genome of Candidatus Babeliales bacterium, one region includes:
- a CDS encoding phospho-N-acetylmuramoyl-pentapeptide-transferase: MYHISVFFKEKIHFLNVLHYVSFRAMAGLLSSVLFSFLLGNRFIRFSQKVYRSKARAWTPERHRSKDDMPTMGGLFILTTVIINVLLWANLGQARVWLFLACLVGYGVIGFYDDWSKIKQRNGMSARNKFVLQVLLAVVLIIGLILFARLSTTISFPFLKWLNPDLGWGYVPWAVFVMVAMSNAVNLTDGLDGLAIGSLISTFATFSIVGYLAGHSGMAMYLNIPFADTSEMAVIGAILVGSSIGFLWYNAYPAQIFMGDVGSLALGAGLGLIALMAKQELLLPIAGGVFVVETLSVIVQVVSFKYLGRRIFRMAPIHHHFELKGWQESKITVRFAIITLLLCLVSLMTLKMR, encoded by the coding sequence ATGTATCATATATCAGTGTTTTTTAAGGAGAAAATCCACTTTTTAAATGTTCTTCATTATGTCAGTTTTCGGGCTATGGCGGGGCTTCTTTCGTCGGTGCTTTTCTCATTTCTTCTAGGCAATCGATTTATCAGGTTTTCGCAAAAAGTTTACAGAAGCAAGGCTCGGGCATGGACTCCAGAGCGTCATCGATCTAAGGATGACATGCCAACTATGGGCGGTCTTTTTATCCTGACTACAGTTATAATCAATGTTTTGTTGTGGGCGAATTTGGGACAGGCAAGGGTCTGGTTATTCTTGGCTTGTTTAGTTGGCTACGGTGTGATTGGTTTCTATGATGACTGGTCAAAAATAAAACAAAGAAATGGCATGTCCGCGCGTAATAAATTTGTGCTACAAGTGCTACTTGCAGTTGTGTTGATCATTGGATTGATTTTGTTTGCGCGACTATCTACAACGATAAGCTTTCCATTTTTGAAGTGGTTGAATCCGGATCTTGGATGGGGGTATGTGCCGTGGGCAGTGTTTGTTATGGTCGCCATGAGTAATGCCGTTAATCTCACAGATGGTCTTGACGGACTTGCGATTGGATCATTGATCTCAACGTTTGCGACGTTTTCTATTGTGGGTTACTTGGCTGGTCATAGTGGCATGGCAATGTACCTCAATATACCCTTTGCTGATACATCTGAGATGGCAGTGATTGGTGCGATCTTGGTTGGATCATCAATTGGGTTTTTGTGGTACAACGCGTATCCCGCACAAATCTTTATGGGCGATGTTGGCTCACTTGCGCTAGGTGCTGGATTAGGTTTAATAGCGCTCATGGCAAAGCAAGAACTTCTTTTGCCAATTGCTGGAGGAGTGTTTGTTGTTGAAACACTTTCAGTGATTGTACAAGTTGTTTCGTTTAAATATTTGGGGAGACGTATTTTCCGCATGGCGCCAATCCACCATCACTTCGAATTGAAGGGGTGGCAGGAATCCAAGATTACTGTGCGTTTTGCAATTATTACGTTGTTACTGTGTTTGGTGTCGTTGATGACTCTGAAGATGCGGTAG
- a CDS encoding ankyrin repeat domain-containing protein, translated as MKHMDITAILVTLGFSFTILSRPIHEAVEQQDRAEVERILATSPSSVNEQNEGGETALYIAARRGDHKTARLLLRNEADPKKKCSLGRTPLHSATDSSFGTLWVSTEAREQAQVARLLLEHDATLVNEVDGRRRTALSMIMKQDDGPIKADGPQTQDHHDFMQILLQAGVSPNAPINREGDSALGLAAEMGSEKWYHYCFDTVLEPILAITTDPRCLEQYGKESPHYIALLNRLDSQHLAWKLLLELYSNVEQAQMQEIYTQRHLSSLQFVEKTDL; from the coding sequence GTGAAGCATATGGATATTACAGCTATTCTTGTTACGCTTGGATTCTCGTTCACTATCCTGAGTAGGCCTATTCACGAAGCGGTTGAACAGCAAGATCGAGCTGAAGTAGAACGGATTCTTGCCACCTCACCTTCGAGTGTCAATGAACAAAATGAAGGAGGTGAAACAGCTCTGTATATCGCAGCTCGTCGTGGAGACCATAAGACGGCTCGACTTCTTTTGAGGAATGAAGCAGATCCTAAGAAAAAATGTTCTCTCGGAAGAACACCTCTGCATAGCGCCACAGATAGCTCGTTCGGCACGCTCTGGGTTTCTACAGAGGCAAGAGAGCAAGCTCAGGTAGCCCGCTTATTGCTAGAACATGATGCAACATTAGTAAACGAAGTAGATGGAAGAAGAAGAACAGCGCTCAGTATGATTATGAAACAAGATGACGGGCCCATAAAAGCTGATGGACCACAGACCCAAGATCATCATGATTTTATGCAAATTTTATTACAAGCCGGCGTCAGTCCCAACGCTCCAATTAACCGGGAAGGGGATTCTGCCTTAGGTCTTGCAGCAGAAATGGGATCAGAAAAATGGTATCATTACTGCTTCGACACGGTGCTAGAACCGATATTGGCTATCACCACAGACCCCCGATGCTTGGAGCAATATGGCAAGGAGTCACCCCACTACATCGCGCTATTAAATCGGCTCGATTCTCAACACCTAGCATGGAAGCTGTTGTTAGAACTCTACTCGAACGTGGAGCAAGCCCAAATGCAAGAGATATATACGCAGAGACACCTCTCATCGCTGCAATTCGTAGAGAAAACTGACCTTTAA
- a CDS encoding ankyrin repeat domain-containing protein, translating into MYKRSVLVLWTMFSSHLGLATDIHDFVRRGESEVLASYISSVSTRNPKELNEQNEDGETPLHIAVIHQPVEITRLLIANGANVNARDKHGKTPLHNAQAKHMVPLLENGADIEARDNYGNTPLQSMSIWLRTPECLLLMHRGASVATKDNHGCTLLHSITMHHVKQEEGQCALAKEFLARGADVNAGAMVQDTPLHEAAKYGNTSYARFLLENGALVDAPGFFQKTSLHNAAEAGHVLTAALLLEYHADMQQRNRDGQTPLHLAVIKGHEPLTEYLLERADPADTQLLLHDIIVDGKNKINILRMLLRKGANPNVKRDEGKFRALNSRFGGATPLHVVAFQNLYNGNCFATPEECQTMGTLLLEHDADPNIPDFEGHPPLHYAVETNQVSLAQALLEHGARVDEGTLMGQTALHLAVWSHNRSRSVGFTEEERLPLVQLLLERGANPNAQIIQGGYCGRTPLLGAVLSNFAKISALLIRYGANATLPDFSGSTPLQTAEARKCEPLIQLLRENGGDQA; encoded by the coding sequence ATGTATAAAAGAAGTGTACTTGTCCTGTGGACAATGTTTTCCTCACATCTAGGTTTGGCTACGGATATTCATGACTTTGTGAGGCGGGGAGAATCGGAAGTGCTAGCATCATATATTTCCTCCGTCTCCACTCGCAACCCTAAGGAGCTTAATGAACAGAATGAAGACGGCGAAACACCACTTCATATAGCGGTTATACATCAACCCGTTGAAATTACGAGGCTGTTGATAGCAAACGGTGCGAACGTTAATGCGAGAGACAAGCATGGGAAAACCCCCCTGCATAATGCTCAAGCAAAACACATGGTCCCTCTTCTCGAGAATGGTGCTGATATTGAAGCTCGCGACAATTACGGAAACACTCCCCTTCAATCTATGTCAATATGGCTCCGTACTCCTGAGTGCCTGTTATTGATGCACCGTGGTGCCTCTGTGGCCACAAAAGATAACCATGGCTGCACGCTATTGCATTCCATCACCATGCACCATGTCAAACAAGAGGAAGGACAGTGCGCTCTAGCAAAAGAATTTTTGGCTCGTGGTGCCGATGTTAATGCGGGGGCCATGGTTCAAGACACGCCACTTCACGAAGCGGCAAAATATGGAAACACATCCTATGCAAGATTCCTACTGGAAAACGGTGCGCTCGTAGATGCACCAGGTTTTTTTCAAAAAACGTCTCTTCATAACGCTGCAGAGGCAGGGCATGTATTAACAGCCGCGCTTCTACTAGAGTACCACGCCGACATGCAACAGCGGAATAGAGATGGTCAGACCCCACTTCATCTTGCAGTAATAAAGGGACATGAGCCATTAACTGAATATTTATTAGAAAGAGCTGATCCGGCAGATACTCAACTACTTCTTCATGACATCATTGTGGATGGAAAAAATAAAATAAATATCCTTCGAATGCTGCTAAGAAAAGGCGCAAACCCTAACGTGAAAAGAGACGAAGGAAAGTTTCGTGCTTTGAATTCTCGCTTTGGAGGAGCAACGCCTTTACACGTTGTAGCCTTTCAAAATCTGTACAACGGAAACTGTTTTGCTACACCCGAAGAATGCCAGACCATGGGGACACTTCTATTAGAGCATGACGCGGATCCAAATATCCCAGACTTTGAGGGCCACCCACCTTTACATTATGCAGTAGAGACAAATCAAGTATCCTTAGCACAAGCTCTCTTAGAACACGGAGCACGGGTAGATGAAGGAACGTTAATGGGACAAACCGCCTTACATCTTGCCGTTTGGTCCCATAACCGTAGCCGCTCCGTAGGATTTACAGAGGAAGAAAGGCTACCCCTCGTTCAGCTTCTTCTTGAACGCGGTGCGAACCCTAACGCACAAATAATTCAAGGAGGATATTGTGGAAGGACTCCTCTACTCGGCGCGGTTTTGAGTAATTTTGCAAAAATTTCGGCTCTTCTCATACGATATGGGGCCAACGCCACCCTACCGGACTTTTCAGGATCTACTCCACTTCAAACAGCAGAAGCAAGAAAATGCGAGCCTCTCATCCAATTGTTACGAGAAAATGGTGGGGATCAAGCATAA
- a CDS encoding ankyrin repeat domain-containing protein, producing the protein MGYARPAITFFILGFSFMVRSNEAHKAIRTGDIKSLEQWLSSGDRSLQINEQDERGDTPFAIAVSNRDLRAVTLLLYYGADPQLTTTASVLLLSCLAAYGLNRSMDRPASSEKTAKETAIPEMYRTAFKGLIFAWITSLLVEIPQLFRSSATSKSLFLLAASGFSFPSIYYTAKTFYHLGKDFLQKSNASSESSATSDTAIV; encoded by the coding sequence ATGGGATACGCAAGACCTGCAATTACGTTTTTTATACTTGGCTTCTCGTTTATGGTAAGGAGCAATGAGGCTCATAAAGCAATAAGGACAGGAGACATAAAATCTTTAGAGCAGTGGCTCAGCAGTGGTGATCGGTCGTTACAGATTAATGAACAGGATGAGCGCGGAGATACTCCTTTTGCTATTGCGGTTAGCAACAGAGACCTTCGAGCGGTCACACTTCTTCTGTATTATGGAGCTGATCCCCAGCTTACCACCACAGCATCGGTACTGCTTCTCTCCTGTCTGGCTGCATATGGCTTGAATCGATCAATGGATAGACCTGCCTCTTCCGAAAAAACAGCAAAAGAAACCGCAATACCAGAAATGTACCGTACCGCGTTTAAGGGGCTCATATTCGCCTGGATAACCTCTTTACTTGTGGAGATACCACAATTATTCAGGTCTAGTGCAACCTCAAAAAGTCTCTTCCTGCTAGCTGCCTCAGGATTCTCTTTCCCTAGCATCTACTACACTGCAAAAACATTTTATCACCTTGGGAAAGATTTCCTACAAAAATCTAACGCATCTTCAGAGTCATCAGCGACATCAGACACAGCAATAGTGTAA
- a CDS encoding APC family permease has product MSSHKLSLFEATLLNVNIMLGTGAFINTVLLAHLSGMAGSVSYIVVAALLLPLLYVIGSLVNTYPDGGFYAYSKNTLGIFWGFISGWIYFVGKLASGTLMIHVSSSLLQTFFVPLQWVPTFTLDLVTLALFIYLNMHNLKVGTMITKMFIVLKALPIIGTFLATITYFKPEFIAAGPYYWGGITTSLPYVLYAFISFEMSCSLSRSIENPERNASRSLYFSYLTVLIITVLFQTSMYLLIGPRLGSFSSFLDAFPALFASLFPQSQQLVLWLSTTAHTAIAFSALGGAYGLLFSNHWNLYTLARNGHIPFAHLMTQLNKHGTPYAGVIVEGIICVAYLMASGGAQTILQQIGALGPTLTFGISVIGFLVGTSRGKIKAQRWTGWLALISCLVLMGVGIQTMLASQLTAGIVIITILAVGFALYVVTKRP; this is encoded by the coding sequence ATGTCATCTCACAAGCTTTCATTATTTGAGGCAACGCTTCTGAACGTCAATATCATGCTCGGAACCGGAGCCTTCATTAACACGGTATTACTGGCACATCTTTCCGGCATGGCCGGCAGTGTAAGTTACATAGTCGTAGCAGCACTATTACTCCCCCTCTTATATGTCATAGGTTCACTCGTAAACACCTATCCCGATGGAGGATTTTATGCATATAGCAAAAATACTCTAGGAATATTCTGGGGATTCATAAGCGGCTGGATTTATTTCGTCGGCAAGCTTGCGTCAGGCACACTCATGATCCATGTCTCTTCATCACTATTACAAACATTCTTTGTGCCACTACAATGGGTACCAACATTTACGTTAGATCTCGTCACACTCGCATTGTTCATCTACCTCAACATGCATAATCTTAAAGTTGGCACTATGATTACCAAAATGTTTATAGTACTCAAAGCCTTGCCAATTATCGGAACATTCCTGGCAACAATTACGTATTTTAAGCCAGAGTTCATCGCCGCTGGACCATATTATTGGGGCGGCATTACAACATCATTGCCCTATGTTTTATACGCATTTATTAGCTTTGAGATGAGTTGTTCACTCAGCCGTTCAATCGAGAATCCAGAACGCAATGCGTCTAGGTCATTGTACTTTTCATATCTCACCGTACTGATCATTACTGTTCTGTTTCAAACAAGTATGTACCTACTTATTGGACCACGACTTGGGTCATTCTCATCGTTTCTTGACGCATTCCCGGCACTATTCGCGTCACTCTTCCCTCAAAGTCAGCAGCTTGTACTCTGGTTAAGCACGACAGCACATACAGCCATTGCATTTTCAGCATTGGGCGGTGCATATGGACTATTATTCAGTAATCACTGGAACCTATACACTCTTGCACGCAATGGTCATATTCCATTTGCACATCTCATGACACAGCTAAATAAGCATGGAACACCATACGCTGGTGTGATTGTAGAAGGAATTATTTGTGTGGCCTATCTTATGGCGAGCGGCGGAGCACAGACAATACTCCAGCAGATTGGAGCACTTGGGCCAACACTTACCTTTGGCATCAGTGTTATCGGATTTCTCGTCGGAACATCGCGTGGAAAAATCAAGGCGCAACGATGGACCGGATGGCTTGCGCTCATCAGTTGTTTAGTTTTGATGGGGGTTGGTATCCAAACTATGCTGGCATCACAGTTAACTGCAGGTATCGTTATTATTACGATTCTCGCAGTTGGATTTGCGCTTTATGTTGTAACCAAGAGACCCTAA